GAGCGAAGTAGAACAGGCCGGCGAAGATCAGCAGGATGATCACTACACAGCGCAACAGGCGAGTACGCAGCTCGGCCAGGTGCGAGACCAGGGGCATTTCCTGGTCGGCTTGTGGATTATTGCTCATGGCTGGGGATTCTTGTCCTGAACGCTCTGGGCCGTTTCGGTGGTCGGTTTGGCGCTGTTCTCGGCTGACGGGCTGTTACTGCTGCCGGTGCCGAGAATGTCCTGCTTCATCGCCTTCATCTCGCGCTCCAGCTCAAGAATCCGCTCGTTGTGCAGCTGGCGACGAATTTCATCAGCGCCGATCTCGCGCTCCACCTCGGCCTTGATCGAGTTGAAGCTGCGCTTGATCCGGCCGATCCACAGGCTGGCCGTGCGCACGGCGCCGGGCAGGCGCTCAGGGCCGAGCACCACCAGAGCCACGAGGCCGACCAGTAATAGCTCGGTAAAACCGATGTCGAACATGGCTTAGTCTTTCTTCGCCGGCTCTTCGACCTTGCGTGCCTGGGCATCGATGGTCTGGCCCTTGGGCTCTTCCACGGCGGGCTTTTCAGCTTCGCTGCTATCCATCGATTTACGGAAGCCTTTGATCGCGTCGCCCAGATCCGAGCCCAGGCCTTTCAGGCGCTTGGTACCGAAAAGCATGACCACGATGAGCAGGATGATCAGGAGTTGCCAGATGCTGATACCGCCGAAACCCATGATGAGTTCTCCGTTGTGAAAGTTATTCGGATTGCGGTCGCGCGGCTTTTTCCGCGTGGCCGGAGAGGCCGAAACGGCGATCCAATTCATCCAGCACGGCCTGAGGATGCTGGCCCAGGGCCGCGAGCATGACCAGACTGTGGAACCACAGATCGGCGGTTTCGTAGATCAGGTCCTTGCAGTCACCGCTGCTGGCGGCGTCCTTGGCGGCGAGGATGGTTTCCACCGATTCCTCGCCGACCTTTTCCAGAATCTTGTTCAGGCCCTTGTGATAAAGGCTGGCGACATAGGAGCTGTCGGCCGCTGCGCCCTTGCGCGCTTCCAATACCTCGGCCAGGCGGCTCAGGGTGTCACTCATGGCTATGTCCTGCATAGATGGCGTGCGGGTCTTTCAGCACGGCGTCGACGGTTTTCCAGTCGCCGTTCTCGTACACGCGGTAGAAGCAGCTCTCGCGACCGGTGTGGCAAGCGATGCCGCCCAGTTGCTCGACCATCAGCACGATGACGTCGGCATCGCAGTCCAGGCGCAGTTCGTGCAGCTTCTGCACATGGCCGGACTCTTCGCCCTTACGCCACAGCTTGCCACGTGAGCGCGACCAGTAGATGGCACGGTTCTCGGCGGCGGTGAGAGCGAGGGATTCACGGTTCATCCAGGCCATCATCAGGATGCGGCCGGTCTGGTGGTCCTGGGCGATGGCCGGCACCAGGCCGTCTTCGTTCCAGTGGATTTCGTCGAGCCAATCGTTCATCGGTGTTCCAAGTCTGCCGGGGCTGCCGGACTGTCAATTCGCCAAGTGTGCCAGTGCCGTGGCTAGCTGGCTATCGGCGCAGCACCAGATAGAGTCCGCCGCCAACCATCAGCCAGGCGGGCCAGGCGGCCAGCAGCGGTGCCAGGCCTTGAATGGTACCGGCAGCAATCAGTGCGGCGCCGAGCAGGCGTAGTGGCCATCGGTCGCTGCTGGGGTGCTGCTCTTCCCGTTGCTGCGAGCGCTGCAGGCGCTCCAGGGTGTCGCGGGCGATCTGCGACAGGTGCGGCACCTGCTCGGCCTGTTGCTGCAGATTGCGCAGCAGGTGTAACGGGCTGATGCGTTCGCGCATCCAGCGTTCGAGATAGGGCTGGGCGGTGCTCCACAGGTCCAGGTCCGGATACAGCTGGCGACCGAGGCCTTCGATGTTGAGCAGGGTCTTCTGCAGCAGTACCAGCTGCGGCTGCACTTCCATGTTGAAGCGCCGTGCGGTCTGGAACAGGCGCAGCAGCAACTGGCCGAAGGAGATGTCTTTCAGCGGCCGTTCGAAGATCGGCTCGCAGACGGTGCGGATCGCAGCCTCGAACTCGTTGACCTTGGTCTCCGCCGGCACCCAGCCGGAGTCGATGTGCAGCTGCGCGACCTTGCGATAGTCACGCTTGAAGAAAGCCAGCAGGTTGCGCGCCAGGTAGTCCTGATCCTCGTCGGTGAGGCTACCGACGATGCCGCAGTCGATG
The genomic region above belongs to Pseudomonas sediminis and contains:
- the tatB gene encoding Sec-independent protein translocase protein TatB — protein: MFDIGFTELLLVGLVALVVLGPERLPGAVRTASLWIGRIKRSFNSIKAEVEREIGADEIRRQLHNERILELEREMKAMKQDILGTGSSNSPSAENSAKPTTETAQSVQDKNPQP
- the tatA gene encoding twin-arginine translocase TatA/TatE family subunit — encoded protein: MGFGGISIWQLLIILLIVVMLFGTKRLKGLGSDLGDAIKGFRKSMDSSEAEKPAVEEPKGQTIDAQARKVEEPAKKD
- a CDS encoding phosphoribosyl-ATP diphosphatase, which translates into the protein MSDTLSRLAEVLEARKGAAADSSYVASLYHKGLNKILEKVGEESVETILAAKDAASSGDCKDLIYETADLWFHSLVMLAALGQHPQAVLDELDRRFGLSGHAEKAARPQSE
- the hisI gene encoding phosphoribosyl-AMP cyclohydrolase; translated protein: MNDWLDEIHWNEDGLVPAIAQDHQTGRILMMAWMNRESLALTAAENRAIYWSRSRGKLWRKGEESGHVQKLHELRLDCDADVIVLMVEQLGGIACHTGRESCFYRVYENGDWKTVDAVLKDPHAIYAGHSHE